A region of the Deinococcus budaensis genome:
TCAAGGACAAGGAGCACGTGGGCCGCGCCGCGATCCAGGCCGCGCCCCCGGTGCGCCTGATCGGCCTCGCGCTTGACCGGGTACCGGTGCGCGAGGGCTACCCGGTGCTGCTGGGCGGCGAGACGGTCGGCCACGTCACCAGCGGCAGCAGCAGCCCCACGCTGGGCCACCCCATCGCCATGGCGCTGGTCCGCGCCGACGCGGCGAGTGCGGACGCCTACGAGGTCGAGGTGCGCGGCAAGGCGCATCCGGCGCGGCGAATGGACCTGCCCTTTTACAAGAGGTAGGCCGGGTGTGGTCAAAAGCCCGCGCAGCGCAGCACCCCACCCCCCAAATCCCACACATCACCCTGGCACGACATAGGAGAATCAACCCCATGCAGACTCCCCCCGAACTGAAATACGCCGCTTCCCACGAATGGCTCGCCGGGGACGGCACGGTCGGCATCAGCGACTTCGCGCAAGACCAGCTGGGCGACGTGGTGTACGTGGAACTGCCCGAGGTGGGGCGCGTCGTCACGGCGGGCGAGACGGTCGCCGTGGTCGAGAGCGTCAAGACCGCCTCCGACATCTACGCCCCCGCCAGCGGCACGGTCACGGCCGTCAACGAGGCCCTGTCCGGCACGCCTGAACTGGTCAA
Encoded here:
- the gcvH gene encoding glycine cleavage system protein GcvH, with product MQTPPELKYAASHEWLAGDGTVGISDFAQDQLGDVVYVELPEVGRVVTAGETVAVVESVKTASDIYAPASGTVTAVNEALSGTPELVNSGPYEDGWLFKLDVTEESGDLMDAGAYAAANT